In Cicer arietinum cultivar CDC Frontier isolate Library 1 chromosome 1, Cicar.CDCFrontier_v2.0, whole genome shotgun sequence, one DNA window encodes the following:
- the LOC101494211 gene encoding plastidic ATP/ADP-transporter-like, with the protein MMFFCILFNYTILRDTKDVLVVTARGSSAEIIPFLKTWVNLPMAIGFMLLYTKLANVLSKQALFYSVIVPFIAFFGAFGFVLYPLSNYIHPQAFADKLLSILGPRFLGPLAIMRIWSFCLFYVMAELWGSVVISVLFWGLANQITTVDEAKRSYPLFGLGANVALVFSGRTVKYFSNLRKTLGPGVDGWAISLKAMMSIVVGMGLVICLLYWWVNNYVPLPAHSKKKKEKPKMGTIESLKFLMSSRYIRDLATLVVAYGISINLVEVTWKSKLKAQFPSPNEYSSFMGDFSTATGIATFTMMLVSQFIFDKYGWGVAAKITPSVLLMTGVGFFSLILFGDPLAPVIGKLGLTPLLAAVYVGAMQNIFSKSAKYSLFDPCKEMAYIPLDEDTKVKGKAAIDVVCNPLGKSGGALIQQFMILTFGSLANSTPYLGGVLLVIVLAWLSAAKSLDTQFTALRREEELEKVMERAATINIPVVAENEDGNGSLVAPLNPEEGDYSTSSSQPSNTQNI; encoded by the exons ATGATGTTCTTTTGCATCTTATTCAATTACACAATTCTAAGAGACACAAAAGATGTTCTTGTTGTCACTGCTAGAGGAAGTAGTGCTGAGATTATACCTTTTTTGAAAACTTGGGTGAATCTTCCTATGGCTATTGGGTTTATGTTGTTGTATACAAAATTGGCTAATGTTTTGTCTAAGCAAGCTCTTTTTTATTCTGTTATTGTTCCTTTTATTGCTTTTTTTGGAGCTTTTGGGTTTGTTTTGTATCCTCTTAGTAACTATATTCACCCTCAGGCATTTGCTGATAAACTTCTTAGTATTCTTGGACCTAGGTTTCTTGGTCCACTTGCTATTATGAGAATTTGGAGTTTTTGTTTGTTCTATGTTATGGCTGAATTGTGGGGGAGCGTGGTGATTTCTGTCCTGTTTTGGGGGCTTGCCAATCAG ATAACTACCGTTGATGAAGCAAAGCGGTCCTATCCACTGTTTGGACTTGGAGCCAATGTAGCTCTTGTATTCTCCGGCCGGACAGTCAAATACTTTTCCAATCTGAGGAAAACTTTAGGTCCCGGAGTTGATGGTTGGGCTATCTCTCTTAAAGCAATGATGAGCATTGTTGTTGGTATGGGACTTGTTATCTGCCTTCTGTATTGGTGGGTGAACAATTACGTTCCTCTCCCCGCTCATAGCAAGAAGAAAAAG GAGAAGCCGAAAATGGGAACAATAGAGAGCTTGAAGTTCTTGATGTCTTCAAGATATATAAGAGATCTTGCCACTTTAGTGGTTGCATATGGAATAAGCATTAATCTTGTTGAAGTTACATGGAAATCAAAGCTCAAAGCtcaa TTTCCTAGCCCAAATGAGTATTCATCCTTTATGGGTGACTTCTCAACTGCGACTGGAATCGCTACCTTCACGATGATGCTTGTAAGCCAATTTATATTTGACAAATATGGATGGGGAGTAGCTGCCAAGATCACGCCTAGCGTCCTGCTTATGACCGGAGTTGGTTTCTTTTCTCTCATATTGTTCGGCGATCCGCTCGCGCCTGTTATTGGAAAGCTTGGATTGACTCCATTGCTAGCTGCTGTGTATGTTGGTGCCATGCAAAACATATTCAGCAAGAGTGCTAAGTATAGTTTATTTGATCCATGCAAAGAAATGGCCTACATACCCTTGGATGAAGATACCAAG GTAAAGGGAAAAGCAGCCATTGATGTTGTGTGCAATCCATTAGGGAAATCTGGTGGTGCTCTAATTCAACAGTTCATGATCCTAACTTTTGGTTCACTAGCTAATTCAACTCCATATCTAGGAGGTGTACTTCTAGTGATTGTTCTTGCTTGGTTATCAGCAGCCAAGTCCCTTGACACACAATTTACTGCATTGCGCCGCGAAGAAGAACTCGAGAAAGTGATGGAAAGAGCCGCCACCATTAATATACCAGTGGTGGCTGAGAATGAAGATGGAAATGGTTCTCTTGTTGCACCTTTAAATCCAGAAGAAGGTGATTACTCAACTagttcatctcaaccttcaaatactcaaaatatttaa
- the LOC101497552 gene encoding uncharacterized protein: protein MAEDYGFTSDEIVVNDNLGYPKAYAKICRDRGFTPYTHAPPFTFLPYALNEHEVERVSFFDEMFPIIDPKAKPTTKAKIFVGILWKQLSHLGNAGFDPAVIRVDGYGNVLYYHADSASPLAWDFDHWFPCSRGGLTVLSNLRILQRQVCKRKKHKLEFLVPWWDFQLGISVNQFLSIFASSNSDFRHRGFSFLFSEGENHELHDSQAVDSHSFPQHFFGLKEEVGLAPAAIVESRREPYDVLALRQLDHNKKTRPMSPAIVAARKTKGSVLKENEDPGFVKNPYQAIVMARDSLKQREEATKMQAEIHKLDNEVSEMKLKNEEEKVVIQDLEYALIKRKRKAEKCRRLAEAQSSYRTMLEKMIRDTMHQSVIYKEQVRLNQAASNALMARLEAQRAICDGAEKELHKKYKLKDDIEKQIRPEWEQGRKRFRIDDSVFEDEKESSKNVLYLPRPRTPFHKELRVLLEEEQKASEAGLSANEEELKIAANNNDTEEKLEENTNTKSLVALDEEKSIEHRLQKLEISEGKRTVGISFRGIHETEVEEDEETRNQRGKGNVEKWLQMLLEESQGEANYPRETNESASGMTEDIIKQLNQKFPQKELKTSQVSDKVENDVNEYKNYSAEACVEETDGSFEGMAKRKEEKKLSKRLFRSESAKVLRRIPSSPSLFQGMKSSIKTIKKAVKL from the exons ATGGCGGAAGATTATGGTTTCACATCCGATGAAATTGTCGTCAACGACAACCTTGGTTACCCTAAAGCCTATGCTAAAATCTGTCGTGACCGTGGTTTCACTCCATATACACATGCTCCTCCCTTCACTTTTCTCCCTTATGCTTTGAACGAACACGAG GTTGAAAGAGTAAGTTTTTTTGATGAGATGTTTCCAATAATTGATCCAAAAGCTAAGCCAACAACGAAAGCTAAAATCTTTGTTGGTATTTTGTGGAAGCAACTCAGCCATCTTGG GAATGCTGGTTTTGATCCTGCGGTGATTCGAGTAGATGGCTATGGTAATGTATTGTATTATCATGCGGACTCAGCTTCTCCTCTTGCTTGGGATTTTGATCATTGGTTTCCTTGTTCAA GGGGAGGCTTAACTGTTCTGAGCAATCTAAGGATATTACAACGACAAGTTTGCAAGAGAAAGAAACATAAACTTGAATTCCTAGTGCCATGGTGGGATTTCCAATTGGGTATATCTGTCAATCAGTTTTTGTCAATCTTTGCTTCCTCAAACTCAGACTTCAG GCATAGAGGcttttcatttttgttctctGAAGGAGAAAATCATGAATTGCATGATTCACAAGCAGTGGATTCTCATTCTTTTCCACAACACTTTTTTGGTTTGAAAGAAGAAGTAGGACTTGCTCCTGCTGCAATTGTTGAATCTCGAAGGGAACCTTACGATGTATTAGCTTTAAGACAACTTGATCACAATAAGAAGACAAGGCCTATGTCTCCTGCAATAG TGGCTGCAAGAAAAACAAAAGGCAGTGTGttgaaagaaaatgaagatCCAGGTTTTGTTAAGAACCCTTACCAAGCCATTGTCATGGCTAGAGATTCCTTAAAGCAAAGAGAAGAAGCTACAAAAATGCAGGCTGAAATACACAAGTTAGATAATGAAGTGAGTGAAATGAAACTCaagaatgaagaagaaaaagttgTTATTCAAGACCTCGAATATGCGCTCATAAAACGTAAGAGGAAGGCAGAAAAATGCAGACGGTTGGCGGAAGCACAATCTTCTTACAGGACCATGCTAGAGAAGATGATTAGAGACACCATGCACCA GAGTGTGATTTATAAGGAACAGGTAAGATTAAACCAGGCTGCAAGTAATGCATTAATGGCTAGACTTGAAGCTCAAAGAGCAATTTGTGATGGTGCTGAGAAAGAGCTTCATAAGAAATATAAACTAAAAGATGACATAGAGAAACAAATTAGACCTGAATGGGAGCAAGGAAGGAAAAGGTTCAGAATTGACGATTCCGTTTTTGAAGATGAGAAAGAAAGTAGTAAAAATGTTCTTTATTTGCCTAGGCCAAGAACACCTTTTCACAAGGAGCTTAGAGTTTTGTTGGAGGAAGAACAAAAGGCATCTGAAGCTGGGTTATCTGCAAATGAAGAGGAACTGAAAATTGCAGCTAATAATAATGACACAGAAGAGAAGCTCGAGGAGAATACAAATACCAAATCATTGGTTGCATTGGATGAAGAAAAGTCAATTGAGCACAGGCTTCAGAAGCTAGAAATCAGTGAAGGAAAGAGAACCGTTGGCATTTCGTTCCGGGGTATTCATGAGACAGAAGTCGAGGAAGACGAAGAAACCAGGAACCAGCGAGGCAAAGGGAATGTTGAAAAATGGCTTCAAATGCTTTTAGAGGAGAGTCAAGGTGAAGCAAATTATCCACGAGAAACAAATGAAAGTGCTTCTGGTATGACTGAAGATATAATTAAACAGCTGAATCAGAAGTTTCCACAAAAGGAGTTGAAAACCTCACAAGTTTCAGATAAAGTAGAGAATGATGttaatgaatataaaaattacTCTGCAGAAGCTTGTGTAGAAGAAACAGATGGTAGTTTTGAAGGGATggcaaaaagaaaagaagaaaaaaagttatcaaaaaGACTTTTTAGATCAGAGAGTGCAAAGGTCTTGAGGCGAATTCCTTCGTCTCCATCTTTGTTTCAAGGGATGAAATCATCCATCAAGACTATCAAGAAAGCAGTGAAACTATGA
- the LOC101496896 gene encoding uncharacterized protein, translating into MARGGQCFEKLRRCVRTVFFVAALVVSLLVTSLPVLVAVVDVIVPCVLISSFTCVRCYGFKEHLSRYSFKSSLTDIPLVSVIRSFIIICVYSICDGPALSHGPYLGTVTLSSFVSIVVLSVKACVFTVNSQIEGEASGSLARKILHLKKSWGMPILFLSSVVFALGHVVVAYRTSCRARRKLMFHRVDPEAVLSCKNVFSSYQKAPRSPIPSGGRTPKSDSEMKRKPFGAARDEEVPVRLLAESDSLFITCQGLTLHYKLSLPGSPPSLSLSSSSFVEPSSVCYTSSMSGGLSKFNRQLPYVSSKIQRQLYRTYSNQFNDSSLYAPLLYGPVTSPPLSEDIPVLHLDEIGEYDETVKSDTLSLDQKLEGMGQVGIVLIHGFGGGVFSWRHIMNSLARQSNCTVAAFDRPGWGLTSRLRREDWEKTELPNPYKLETQVDLLLSFCSNIGFSSVVLIGHDDGGLLALMAAQRVQTSMNSFNVTVKGVVLLNVSLSREVVPSFARILLHTSLGKKHLVRPLLRTEITQVINRRSWYDVTKLTTDVLTLYKAPLYVEGWDEAVHEIGKLSSENVLSAKNAESLLQDVKGVSLLVIAGTEDSLVSLKSCQAMASKFVNSRLVAISGCGHLPHEECPKALLAAVLPFIGKLCSVNNLQSQ; encoded by the exons ATGGCGAGGGGAGGTCAGTGTTTCGAGAAGCTTCGGAGGTGTGTTCGGACGGTTTTTTTCGTAGCGGCATTGGTGGTGTCGCTGCTGGTGACGTCATTGCCGGTACTCGTGGCGGTTGTTGATGTGATTGTACCTTGCGTTTTGATTTCGAGCTTCACGTGCGTTAGGTGCTACGGTTTCAAGGAGCATTTGAGTCGATATTCTTTTAAGAGTTCATTGACGGATATTCCTCTTGTTTCGGTTATAAGATCCTTCATCATTATCT GTGTTTATTCAATTTGTGATGGTCCTGCTCTCTCACATGGTCCTTATCTTGGAACAGTGACTCTGTCTTCCTTTGTTTCAATTGTTGTCCTTTCAGTCAAAGCTTGTGTTTTCACTGTTAATTCTCAGATTGAAGGGGAAGCTTCGGGTTCCCTTGCGAGGAAgatacttcatttgaagaagTCATGGGGAATGCCTATCTTATTTCTCTCGTCAGTTGTGTTTGCCCTCGGCCATGTTGTGGTTGCTTATAGAACCAGCTGCAGAGCAAGGAGAAAGCTTATGTTTCATCGAGTTGATCCTGAAGCG GTCCTTTCATGCAAAAATGTTTTCTCTAGCTATCAGAAGGCCCCACGCTCTCCTATTCCTTCCGGGGGGAGAACCCCAAAAAGTGACAGTGAAATGAAGCGGAAGCCATTTGGAGCAGCTCGTGATGAAGAAGTGCCAGTCAGATTACTTGCAGAATCAGACAGCTTGTTCATCACCTGCCAAGGTCTTACTCTCCATTACAAGCTAAGCCTCCCTGGCTCACCTCCTTCACTTAGCTTGTCCTCATCATCCTTCGTCGAACCTAGTTCTGTTTGCTACACTTCATCAATGTCTGGGGGGCTATCGAAATTTAATAGGCAATTGCCATACGTCTCTTCAAAAATCCAGCGACAACTCTACAGGACTTATAGCAATCAATTCAATGACTCATCTTTATATGCTCCTCTTTTATATGGTCCAGTAACTTCTCCCCCTCTTTCCGAAGATATCCCTGTTTTGCATCTTGATGAAATTGGTGAATATGATGAAACCGTTAAATCAGATACTCTGTCTTTGGATCAAAAGTTAGAGGGCATGGGCCAAGTCGGTATTGTTTTAATACATGGGTTTGGTGGTGGAGTCTTCTCTTGGCGGCACATAATGAATTCTCTCGCTCGGCAGAGTAATTGCACGGTTGCTGCATTTGATAGGCCTGGTTGGGGATTGACTTCAAGGCTGCGGCGGGAGGACTGGGAGAAAACAGAACTGCCTAATCCTTATAAACTTGAAACTCAG GTTGACCTGCTTTTGTCTTTCTGTTCGAACATTGGATTTTCTTCAGTTGTGCTAATTGGTCACGATGATGGAGGGTTGCTTGCTTTGATGGCTGCACAAAGAGTTCAAACGTCAATGAATTCTTTCAAC GTTACAGTGAAAGGGGTTGTATTGCTAAATGTTAGCTTGTCTAGGGAAGTAGTTCCTTCCTTTGCCAGAATCCTTCTGCATACCTCACTTGGAAAGAAGCATTTGGTTCGGCCGCTACTAAGAACCGAAATCACTCAAGTGATCAATAGGCGGTCGTGGTATGATGTTACCAAACTGACAACGGATGTTTTGACTCTCTATAAG GCTCCGCTATATGTAGAAGGATGGGATGAAGCAGTTCATGAAATTGGTAAATTGTCATCTGAAAACGTCCTTTCTGCAAAAAATGCAGAATCATTGCTACAAGATGTAAAAGGGGTTTCATTGTTGGTCATAGCTGGTACTGAAGATTCACTAGTTTCTCTTAAATCTTGTCAAGCGATGGCATCAAAATTTGTGAATTCT AGACTGGTTGCAATCTCAGGATGTGGTCATCTACCTCATGAAGAATGTCCAAAAGCGTTGCTTGCAGCTGTATTACCCTTCATCGGTAAACTGTGCTCTGTAAATAACTTGCAAAGTCAGTAG
- the LOC101497223 gene encoding root phototropism protein 3, which produces MKKQCSEESSQTSPNQKLSLEHCWFDDACILDMDYFVKTLSGIKAKGVRADLIGSIITHYASKWLPDLSTEKGLTQFEESSPESVTASWMKKRFFVETLVNVLPPEKDSIPCNFLLRLLRTANMVNVDSNYKTDLENRISWQLDQASLKELMIPSFSHTCGTLLDVELVIRLVKRFVCLDHEGGITTAALVKVAKLVDSYLAEVALDANLSLSQFVTLAASLPSHARPTDDCLYRAIDTYLKAHPSVSKQERKGLCRLIDSRKLTPEASLHAAQNERLPVRAVIQVLFSEQTKLNRHIDWSASFGSLRSSSVNGVFDTPARCLSKREMNTQQMEIKKLKEDVYMLQSQCNALQAQMEKMAEKKKRFFKWKKLGFGKSVGEIENVEQQEVESEFGFGKQTPMDMKASLSKGRTPQKWGKSLS; this is translated from the exons ATGAAGAAACAATGTTCTGAAGAATCATCACAAACAAGTCCAAACCAAAAATTATCCTTAGAACATTGTTGGTTTGATGATGCATGCATCTTAGACATGGACTACTTTGTAAAAACTTTATCAGGAATCAAAGCAAAAGGCGTCCGAGCCGACTTAATCGGTTCAATCATCACACACTATGCATCAAAATGGCTCCCTGACTTATCAACTGAAAAGGGTCTAACACAATTTGAAGAATCATCACCTGAGAGTGTAACAGCTTCATGGATGAAAAAAAGGTTCTTTGTTGAAACCTTAGTTAATGTTCTACCACCAGAAAAAGATTCAATACCATGTAACTTTCTTCTTAGGCTTTTAAGAACAGCCAACATGGTTAATGTTGAT TCAAATTACAAAACTGACCTTGAAAACAGAATTTCTTGGCAGTTAGATCAAGCTTCATTGAAAGAACTCATGATACCTTCTTTTAGTCATACTTGTGGGACCCTTTTGGATGTTGAACTTGTTATTAGGTTGGTTAAGAGGTTTGTATGTTTGGATCATGAAGGAGGTATAACTACTGCTGCTTTGGTTAAAGTTGCTAAGTTGGTTGATTCTTACCTTGCTGAGGTTGCTTTGGATGCTAATTTGAGTTTGTCTCAATTTGTTACACTTGCTGCTTCTCTTCCTTCTCATGCAAGACCTACTGATGATTGTTTGTATAGAGCCATTGACACTTATCTTAAA gCACATCCGAGTGTGTCGAAGCAAGAAAGGAAGGGTTTATGTAGATTGATTGATAGCAGAAAACTCACACCAGAAGCCTCACTTCATGCAGCTCAAAATGAAAGGTTACCTGTTAGAGCTGTTATTCAGGTTCTTTTCTCTGAACAAACGAAACTTAACCGTCACATCGATTGGAGTGCCTCTTTCGGTAGTTTGAGGAGTTCGAGTGTGAATGGTGTGTTTGACACGCCAGCACGATGCCTTTCGAAGCGTGAAATGAACACACAGCAAATGGAGATAAAGAAACTGAAGGAAGATGTTTATATGCTGCAAAGTCAGTGCAATGCATTGCAAGCACAGATGGAAAAGATggcagaaaagaaaaaaaggttcTTCAAATGGAAGAAGCTTGGTTTTGGTAAAAGTGTTGGAGAGATTGAGAATGTTGAACAACAAGAAGTTGAATCCGAATTTGGATTTGGAAAGCAAACACCTATGGACATGAAAGCTAGTTTGTCCAAAGGTAGGACTCCACAAAAGTGGGGGAAATCACTGTCATGA